In Runella sp. SP2, the genomic window CGGTGTCCCTAATTGTTGGTCAGGAGTGATTACAGTGCTCATCGTTGTTCAGGTTTACGTACCAAAAACATCCCTACTAATACCATAAAAACCACCGTAAAAGGCGTAATGCTGAGGTTTCCTAAAAACTGAATAACTCCCCACGCGGTGGTTTTTGGGTCAATAAACTGATGCGATTTGAGCCAGTTGAAGAAGAACAGGTGCGTAAAAAGTTGGATGCTCAAATTGGTAACGGTGCCAATAATCATGATGACGATGAAGTTGACCGAAAATGCAATTTTGTTCCAAAAAACGTTCAGTTTGAGTTGTTTCCAAAGAAGTCCCCCTTCGGTAGTCATGCGTTTTGGGAAAAGAACAATTTGTTTAACTCCCGCTTGCCAAGAGCCTTGTCCCAAAACAAGGACAATCAATCCGAGACGAGCGACGACGACAAGGACATCAATGAGAGCAAAAAGCCAAGGAGAAATAATCCCAAAACCACCCTCTTGGGTCAACCGCCCAAAAGCTGCGATGAGGTTGAGGGCACCCACTTTGATCCAATGTTGGTTGATAAACCGTTGTGTTTCTGAAATGAGTTCGGCGAAGCCGAGGTGAATGGCTCTGAGTTCCATGGCGGAAGTTTGGGGGCTGTTGGGTGATGAAACAATCATACGAGGTAAAAATAGCTGTTTTGATAACGGATACAAAGCTATTTTGCCAGTGTGGATTCTACAGAGCAATTCTGACAAACCCCTCAAAAACGGGAGTAAAAGGGGCGAAAAGAAGAGTAAAAGAAACTAGAAGTGAAGAGTGTATTTGGAGGAGTATTACGATAACTCTGATAAAATTTGAATAAAATTTTCTGCATTAATCAAATTGACAGGCGGGAAACGAGTAGTTTTTAAAATATTGAAATGCTTATCATTAGAGACTAAATAGTCGGATTGAGATGCGACGCATACATCTACAAATTTGTTGTCGTCAGGGTCGTTGGGGATTAAACCCCACTGATAATAAACCTCCTGTCGGTAGATGTTGTCTAAGTGTAGAATGAGCTCTAATACATCGCTAACAGTTTCCTTATCGTATCGTTTTCCAATTACTTCTTCATATTCAGTAATGATTTCATTATGAACAGTTAGCTCAAACTTTCCTTCAAGAAGTGCATCAAAAATGATAGAATAGGGTGATTATTCTGCCAAAGAGACGAGAAACACATTTGTGTCTAATACAACGCGTAATCTATTGGTTTTCATCGTTTAACCAATCTTGCATTGTTTGAGGAGTGTATCCTTTTTCTTCCCAAAGGCGAGACGTACGCTGACGTATGCGTTTAGCAAAAAAAGCAACTAGCACCTTCTTGAGTTCCGTCAATTCTTCTTCGGAAAGTTCATAGGCAAACGTCCTCAGAAGTTCAATTTGTACGTTGGTGAGTTTAGCTGTCATGACTATGAATGATTGTAAGGTACAAATATAATAAAATAACAAGGGAAGTGCCTAACTTGGGTGTCATACCACATAATAGAGTAATAACAGTACTGTTACTTCTTTTATGCACAACTTACAGCCTTTTAAAAAACAGATGAACACTACCCTTACTTCACGTGTCCCGCTTATCGACGGGCTTCGGGGCTTTGCCCTTTTAGGTATCATTTTGGCTCATTATATAGGATGGCACGGCGGCTGGTCGCTGCCCCAGGAAGTGAGCAAACCATATCAATCGGACATACTTTCTCAAATTATCTGGACATTTGACGGAATATTAGTGACGGGGAAGTTCTTCGCCTTTTTTTCGTTTTTGTTTGGGGTGAGTTTTGGACTCATGCTCCTCCGAACCAGCGACCGCAAAGCGGCATTTTTAGCTCGTTTTGCGTGGAGAATCACTCTGTTAGGGGGGATTGGATTGCTGCATCACTTACATTGGCGGGGCGATATTCTGAGCATTTATGCCGTGGTGGGTTTCGGACTTTTGCTTTTTGTCAATGTCCCTGATAAGGTGTTGCTATGGGTCGCTATTGGCCTGATTGTCAATGTACCTGCACGTATTCAGGATGCGTACATGTCTTTTCAACACATAGATACAGGGGCGATATGGGGAAAGATTTTTGACGAACCAGGCAACAAACGCTACCTAAGCCTGATTCGAGCGGGGGAGTATTTCCCATTTTTGGAAGATAACTGGGCCGCGTTTCCCAAAAAGATGAAATTCCAAGTCCTCAGCGGACGTCTCTATATCACTTTTGGCTTCTTTTTGTTGGGTTTTTGGTTTGCACGTAAGCAACTTCTCCAGCAGTTCGATGAGCACCGTGTTTTCTTTCGGAAGTTACTCATTTACACTATTTCGGTGGTAGGCGTATTGCTTCTGATTGGGATAGGTTTGCAATTGAGCGGCGTTTTTAACCAAACTATCCCGATGTGGTTATCGGCGTTGTTGTCGATGCTCTACGACCTGATGAATGCCTGCATGGTGCTGTTTTACGTGGCAGGGGTGAGTTTTTTACTGTCTAAAAAAAGCTGGAACAAGGTGCTTTCGTCACTGGCAGCCATCGGTAAAATGGCCCTGACGAGTTACCTTACCCAAACCCTTTTGGGCTGGTTTATTTTCTTCGGATTTGGGCTCGATTTGCTGGGGAAGGTATCGCCAGCCGTCGGATATTTGATTGGAATTATGGTGTTTTTCGCCCAAATTGCGTTTAGTCAATGGTGGCTTGAGCGCTTCCGTTATGGCCCCGTCGAATGGCTTTGGCGCTCGTTGACCTACCTAAAAATCCAACCCTTTCTGAAATCTCGCTAATGTTCAATTTTTGTACCTCGAAATAAACAACCTTTCCTATGAACAATTCCTTGAAAATCCTCTCGGCAATGGCCGTAGGTGCTTTTTTGGTGAGCTGCAAGTCGGAGTCTGACCAGCCGAAGCGAACGTCGTTTTTTGACGTAAAGGGCATGGATTCAACGGCCAAACCGACCGATGACTTTTTTCAATACGCCAACGGTGGCTGGATGAAAAATACCAAAATCCCTGACGACCAGACGGGCTGGGGGTCGTTTTATACCTTGTACGAAGAAAATTTGGCCAAACTCCATACCATTTTGGAAGAAACGGCCAAGGGTTCGCATACCAAAGGGAGTTTGGAACAAAAAATTGGCGACTTGTATAAATCGGGCATGGATACCGTCACGATTGAGAAGAAAGGCTACGAACCCATCAAAGCCGATTTGGCCAAAGTCGATGGATTGAAGAGCAAACAAGACGTCATCGACTACGCAGCCAGCCTTCCGTCCGACCCAGGTAGTGTGTGGTTTGGTTTGTACGTGGGCAGCGATGAGAAAAATCCAGGCTATAATGCGCTGCAATTTACCCAAACGGGGTTGACGCTCCCCGAAAAAGATTACTACTTTCGCACGGATGACGAAACAAAAAAAGTACGCGATGCTTTCAAAAAATACGTGACTACGCTTTTTACCTTGAGCGGAACCGATGCGGCCACGGCGCAGAAAAAAGCCGAAGGTATTCTCCAACTCGAAACCGAGATTGCGAAATCGCACCGTAGTCCTGTGGAGTTGCGGAATCCCGAGAAAAACTACA contains:
- a CDS encoding DUF418 domain-containing protein, producing MNTTLTSRVPLIDGLRGFALLGIILAHYIGWHGGWSLPQEVSKPYQSDILSQIIWTFDGILVTGKFFAFFSFLFGVSFGLMLLRTSDRKAAFLARFAWRITLLGGIGLLHHLHWRGDILSIYAVVGFGLLLFVNVPDKVLLWVAIGLIVNVPARIQDAYMSFQHIDTGAIWGKIFDEPGNKRYLSLIRAGEYFPFLEDNWAAFPKKMKFQVLSGRLYITFGFFLLGFWFARKQLLQQFDEHRVFFRKLLIYTISVVGVLLLIGIGLQLSGVFNQTIPMWLSALLSMLYDLMNACMVLFYVAGVSFLLSKKSWNKVLSSLAAIGKMALTSYLTQTLLGWFIFFGFGLDLLGKVSPAVGYLIGIMVFFAQIAFSQWWLERFRYGPVEWLWRSLTYLKIQPFLKSR
- a CDS encoding putative toxin-antitoxin system toxin component, PIN family, with protein sequence MIFDALLEGKFELTVHNEIITEYEEVIGKRYDKETVSDVLELILHLDNIYRQEVYYQWGLIPNDPDDNKFVDVCVASQSDYLVSNDKHFNILKTTRFPPVNLINAENFIQILSELS